A genome region from Dickeya chrysanthemi NCPPB 402 includes the following:
- the kdpC gene encoding potassium-transporting ATPase subunit KdpC gives MNYIRSSLVLLLLMTLITGVGYPLLVTVLGQSLFPAQANGSLLYRQGKPVGSSLIGQAFSRDGYFQGRPSATSDSAYNTMASGGSNLAVSNPALDKAVSQNVTAWHQRRGDSAPVPVELVTASASGLDPHISVQAARYQAGLVAKARGLSQDQVDQLINSHTDTPMPAFIGAPIVNVVELNMALDKLKPLP, from the coding sequence ATGAATTATATCCGTTCTTCCCTGGTGTTATTGCTGCTGATGACACTGATCACCGGTGTGGGTTATCCGTTACTGGTCACCGTGCTGGGGCAGTCGCTGTTCCCGGCGCAGGCCAACGGTTCCCTGCTCTACCGGCAAGGCAAACCGGTCGGTTCGTCGCTGATTGGGCAAGCCTTCAGCCGTGACGGATACTTCCAGGGTCGCCCGTCCGCCACGTCGGACAGCGCCTATAACACGATGGCGTCCGGCGGCAGCAACCTGGCGGTCAGCAACCCGGCGCTGGACAAGGCCGTCAGCCAAAACGTGACCGCCTGGCACCAACGCCGCGGCGACAGCGCGCCGGTGCCGGTGGAACTGGTCACCGCATCGGCCAGCGGCCTTGATCCGCATATCTCGGTACAAGCGGCACGCTATCAGGCCGGACTGGTCGCCAAAGCCCGCGGTTTGTCGCAGGATCAGGTGGATCAATTAATCAATAGCCATACTGATACGCCAATGCCCGCATTTATCGGTGCGCCGATAGTGAATGTCGTAGAATTGAATATGGCGCTGGATAAGCTTAAACCGCTTCCCTGA
- the kdpB gene encoding potassium-transporting ATPase subunit KdpB, producing MIRKQQTLFDSALLRNALVDSVKKLDPRIQWRNPVMFVVYIGSLLTTGIWLAIVSGQTDGSAGFTGAVALWLWVTVLFANVAEALAEGRSKAQAEALKGVKKTSWANKLAAPHHDAASQKVPADSLRKGDVVRVSAGEMIPCDGEVLEGGASVDESAITGESAPVIRESGGDFASVTGGTRVLSDWLVIQCSVNPGETFIDRMIAMVESAKRRKTPNEVALTILLVELTIIFLLVVATLAPFSSFSVMTNNSGSVISITVLVALLVCLIPTTIGGLLSAIGIAGMSRMLGANVIATSGRAVEAAGDIDVLLLDKTGTITLGNRQASAFLPAPGISEQSLADAAQLASLADETPEGRSIVVLAKQRFGLRERALRDLDATFVPFSAQTRMSGVNIQGRTIRKGAVDALRRYIEANQGQFPAEVEDAVASVARQGGTPLVVAEGKRVLGVVALKDIVKGGIKERFAELRNMGIKTVMITGDNPLTAAAIAAEAGVDDFLSEATPEAKLALIRQYQAEGRMVAMTGDGTNDAPALAQADVAVAMNSGTQAAKEAGNMVDLDSNPTKLIEVVHIGKQMLMTRGSLTTFSIANDVAKYFAIIPAAFAATYPQLNALNVMHLHSPASAMLSAVIFNALIIVFLIPLALKGISYKPMSAAALLSRNLWIYGLGGLLVPFVGIKLIDVFLTITGLA from the coding sequence ATGATTCGTAAACAGCAAACGCTTTTTGATTCCGCTCTGTTGCGTAATGCACTGGTGGATTCGGTAAAAAAACTCGACCCGCGCATCCAGTGGCGCAACCCGGTGATGTTCGTAGTGTACATCGGCAGCCTGCTGACAACGGGTATCTGGCTGGCTATCGTCAGTGGGCAAACCGACGGCAGCGCCGGGTTCACCGGTGCCGTCGCGCTATGGCTGTGGGTAACGGTTCTATTCGCCAATGTCGCCGAAGCCCTGGCGGAAGGGCGCAGCAAAGCACAGGCAGAAGCCCTGAAAGGCGTGAAAAAAACCAGTTGGGCCAACAAGCTTGCCGCCCCGCATCATGACGCCGCCAGCCAGAAAGTACCGGCCGACAGCCTGCGCAAGGGCGACGTGGTGCGGGTATCCGCCGGCGAGATGATCCCCTGCGACGGCGAGGTGCTGGAAGGCGGCGCTTCGGTGGATGAAAGCGCCATCACCGGTGAATCCGCGCCGGTGATCCGTGAATCCGGCGGCGATTTCGCCTCGGTAACCGGCGGCACCCGCGTGCTGTCCGACTGGCTGGTCATCCAGTGCTCCGTCAACCCCGGCGAAACCTTTATCGACCGCATGATTGCCATGGTGGAGAGCGCCAAACGCCGCAAAACGCCGAACGAGGTGGCGCTGACTATCCTACTGGTGGAACTGACCATCATTTTCCTGCTGGTGGTTGCCACACTGGCGCCGTTTTCCAGCTTCAGTGTAATGACCAACAACAGTGGTTCGGTCATTAGCATCACCGTTTTGGTGGCGCTGCTGGTGTGTCTGATCCCCACCACCATCGGTGGATTGCTATCCGCCATCGGTATCGCCGGTATGAGCCGTATGCTCGGTGCCAACGTTATCGCCACCAGTGGCCGTGCCGTTGAAGCCGCTGGCGACATTGACGTGCTGCTGCTGGACAAAACCGGCACTATCACGCTCGGTAACCGTCAGGCCTCCGCGTTTCTACCAGCACCGGGGATTAGCGAACAGTCGCTGGCCGACGCCGCGCAACTGGCTTCGCTGGCTGACGAAACCCCGGAAGGCCGCAGCATCGTGGTGCTGGCCAAGCAGCGTTTTGGTTTGCGTGAACGCGCATTGCGGGATCTGGACGCCACCTTCGTGCCGTTCTCGGCGCAGACTCGCATGAGCGGCGTCAATATTCAGGGCCGCACTATCCGCAAAGGCGCGGTGGACGCGCTGCGCCGCTACATTGAAGCCAATCAGGGCCAGTTTCCGGCCGAGGTGGAAGACGCCGTCGCCAGCGTCGCGCGTCAGGGCGGCACTCCGCTGGTGGTGGCGGAGGGCAAGCGCGTACTGGGCGTGGTGGCATTGAAGGATATCGTCAAAGGCGGCATCAAGGAACGTTTTGCCGAACTGCGCAACATGGGTATCAAGACCGTCATGATCACCGGCGATAACCCGCTGACCGCCGCCGCCATCGCCGCCGAAGCGGGTGTAGATGATTTTCTGTCGGAAGCCACGCCGGAAGCCAAGCTGGCGCTGATTCGCCAGTATCAGGCGGAAGGCCGCATGGTGGCGATGACCGGCGACGGCACCAACGACGCCCCGGCGCTGGCGCAGGCCGACGTGGCGGTGGCGATGAACTCTGGTACTCAGGCGGCTAAAGAAGCAGGCAACATGGTGGATCTGGATTCCAACCCCACCAAACTTATCGAAGTGGTGCATATCGGCAAACAGATGCTGATGACCCGCGGTTCGCTCACCACCTTTAGTATCGCCAACGATGTGGCCAAGTATTTCGCCATCATTCCGGCCGCGTTCGCTGCAACTTACCCGCAGTTAAACGCGCTGAACGTGATGCACCTGCACTCCCCTGCCTCGGCGATGCTGTCGGCGGTGATCTTCAACGCGCTGATTATCGTGTTCCTGATCCCACTGGCGCTGAAGGGCATCAGCTACAAACCCATGAGTGCCGCCGCGCTCCTGAGTCGCAATTTGTGGATTTACGGGCTGGGCGGTCTGCTGGTGCCGTTCGTCGGCATCAAGCTGATCGATGTGTTCCTCACCATCACCGGACTGGCGTAA